One window of Sphingobacteriales bacterium genomic DNA carries:
- a CDS encoding UbiA family prenyltransferase, translating into MATRTINNYLSLIKFSHTIFALPFAVIGFFLATRHFQYPFEWYKLLLVVLCMIFARSAAMAFNRYADYRYDAENPRTVIREIPGGVIRPQSALVFVVVNCLLFIATTWFINPLCFYLSPVALLVVLGYSYTKRFTALCHFVLGVGLGLAPIGAFLAVSSKFELLPVLFGFVVLFWVSGFDIIYALQDEEFDKTQGLNSIPAWLGKQKALYLSDMLHFISAMFVTGAGILAGFGFWYWVATAIFLGLLFYQHTLVSVSDLSRVNLAFFTTNGFASVAFALLVLAELFL; encoded by the coding sequence ATGGCTACCCGTACAATTAACAATTATCTCTCTTTAATCAAGTTCAGTCATACCATTTTTGCGCTTCCGTTTGCGGTGATTGGTTTTTTTCTGGCTACGCGGCATTTTCAATATCCCTTTGAGTGGTATAAGCTATTGTTGGTGGTGTTGTGTATGATATTTGCGCGCAGTGCGGCCATGGCTTTTAACCGTTATGCCGATTATCGCTACGATGCAGAAAACCCGAGAACAGTAATCCGGGAAATTCCGGGCGGGGTTATTCGTCCCCAAAGTGCCTTAGTGTTTGTGGTGGTCAATTGCTTGTTATTTATAGCGACAACCTGGTTTATCAACCCACTTTGTTTTTACCTTTCTCCGGTGGCCTTGTTGGTGGTGTTGGGGTATAGTTATACCAAGCGATTTACCGCCCTTTGCCATTTTGTTCTCGGCGTTGGTTTGGGTTTAGCTCCCATAGGGGCTTTTTTGGCTGTCAGCAGCAAGTTTGAGTTGCTGCCGGTTTTATTTGGATTTGTGGTGTTGTTTTGGGTAAGTGGTTTCGACATTATTTATGCTTTGCAAGATGAAGAGTTTGACAAAACTCAAGGGCTGAACTCTATACCTGCCTGGTTGGGAAAGCAAAAAGCACTTTATTTGTCTGATATGCTGCATTTTATTAGCGCAATGTTTGTTACGGGTGCAGGTATATTGGCCGGATTTGGTTTTTGGTATTGGGTGGCAACAGCTATATTTTTAGGATTGTTGTTTTATCAACATACACTTGTTTCCGTTTCAGATTTAAGCAGGGTCAATTTAGCCTTTTTTACAACCAACGGGTTTGCAAGTGTTGCCTTTGCTTTGTTGGTTTTGGCAGAGTTGTTCTTATGA
- a CDS encoding CHAT domain-containing protein, translating into MSLTPQNNEAHIARYEAEQLSLAQKLFEEGAFSESIDICKKTIQLLRSSENWEQYVAGLLLLGKNLSGLAKWQESFETGMKALKISAEHLGEEHPLTGDIYNLTGKASLKMYKQKEAIGYFQKYLTIREAQSGKENPDVLAIIDTIGLVYCEIRDFEKAIEAFTFCMNTRIQTHGQIHPDIAISHKNFGIAYYYKGDLEKSLYHCQQCLDISLQTNGELHIITAVSYNNLGNIYWNKGNYNKAISHCKKSLAIQLQIAGESDSGTADSYHNIGNAYYSKGDFDRAISYCEKGLQIRLKVLGNFHRSTAVSYHNLGAAYWSKKQFKQAITYYEKSLQIRLHLFGELHPDTASSYQNLGALYEAQGDFSQAIYYGNKSLEIRLATIGEIHADTGSSYLNIGTSQQGIGNLDEAIENYQKSLNIWLQTFGKIHPATAKNYLSLGKAYKEKGNYEQAVYYYQQALQSIVRNYTEESPYRQIVLQQYNSPGWLLAVLQEKTDLLYHIYQTQTRQPIDLLAAWHTSSVSSQLLDQMRQSYRAEGSKLTLAQSAQKVHTQAIDLCWKIAELQHLSLQEDFNRLQQLNPEHTLPVPEMAFQYAFRCSEKSKAVVLLGNLIDKEARFAAGIPAYLLEQEYHLRVETTYLEKQIAEEESKFKHNQNEELLTNWKTRYFECKHQYDALVEQFEHQYPDYYVLKYQTDTAAISDLQQTLSSDTFLLEYFITQQYIYLFAISSKGFKVMKINKPAEFEEDVKDYLYFGIGTSGGPSQTTIKEFREFSYLLYQTLLQPLFETFQIPKNSHLIIIPDGILHSLPFETLLTQAANPGSDYHQLPYLLLDYGISYHFSATLWLHQERKKQHRTPVKQGGFLGLAPVYKAENKTKRHRTVSEVLTGLEQSLKTTDNANTISNPDADGFLGWKTLPFSEIEIQTIEKLFTGQGLAAKTLLHQAATATNFKTSAKHYQYLHIAAHGDFDEAHPELTALILAPDESAQSDPMFYMSDAYNLQLNAELVVLSCCDTGVGKDVTGEGVMAMNRAFLYAGAKNVVFTLFKVADEESSLLTQYLFSNILKQTPPLHALRQAKLEMIRSGFLPIYWSGYVLVGN; encoded by the coding sequence ATGTCCCTAACCCCTCAAAACAATGAGGCACATATTGCCCGATATGAGGCAGAACAATTAAGCCTTGCGCAAAAATTGTTTGAGGAAGGGGCGTTTTCAGAAAGCATTGATATTTGCAAAAAAACCATCCAGTTACTGAGGTCATCAGAAAATTGGGAACAGTATGTAGCAGGGCTACTCCTTTTGGGCAAAAATCTGTCAGGGCTTGCCAAGTGGCAGGAAAGTTTTGAAACGGGAATGAAAGCGCTGAAAATTTCTGCCGAACATCTTGGGGAAGAACATCCTTTAACAGGAGATATTTACAACCTAACCGGCAAAGCTTCTTTAAAGATGTACAAGCAAAAAGAAGCTATCGGATATTTTCAAAAATACCTGACGATCAGGGAAGCTCAATCGGGAAAAGAAAATCCCGATGTATTGGCTATAATTGATACAATAGGGCTTGTTTATTGCGAAATTCGGGATTTTGAAAAGGCTATTGAAGCGTTTACTTTTTGTATGAATACCCGCATTCAGACCCATGGCCAAATTCATCCTGATATAGCCATTAGTCATAAAAATTTCGGTATCGCCTATTATTATAAAGGAGATTTAGAAAAGAGCCTGTACCATTGTCAGCAATGTCTCGACATCAGTTTGCAAACAAATGGCGAACTCCATATAATAACTGCCGTCAGCTATAACAACCTCGGCAATATTTACTGGAACAAAGGCAATTACAACAAAGCCATTTCACATTGCAAAAAGTCTTTGGCAATTCAATTGCAAATTGCCGGAGAATCAGATAGCGGAACTGCCGACAGCTACCACAATATCGGGAACGCCTATTATTCAAAAGGTGACTTTGACCGCGCCATCAGTTATTGTGAAAAAGGGCTACAAATACGGTTAAAGGTACTCGGAAATTTTCACCGTTCCACCGCGGTGAGTTATCACAACCTCGGCGCGGCATACTGGAGCAAAAAACAGTTTAAACAGGCAATTACCTACTACGAAAAGAGTTTGCAAATCCGTTTACACCTATTTGGCGAGTTGCATCCTGACACAGCGAGCAGCTATCAAAATTTAGGAGCGCTTTATGAAGCACAAGGCGATTTTTCTCAGGCCATTTATTACGGCAACAAAAGCCTCGAAATCAGGTTAGCCACCATCGGGGAGATCCATGCCGATACAGGAAGCAGCTACCTGAACATCGGAACTTCGCAACAAGGTATCGGCAATTTGGACGAAGCCATCGAAAATTATCAGAAAAGCCTGAATATCTGGCTGCAAACATTTGGGAAAATTCACCCCGCAACTGCCAAAAATTATCTGAGTTTGGGTAAAGCCTATAAGGAAAAGGGCAACTATGAACAGGCGGTTTATTATTATCAACAAGCGCTCCAAAGTATAGTCCGAAACTATACCGAAGAATCCCCTTACCGGCAAATTGTTCTTCAGCAATATAACTCACCGGGTTGGCTGCTGGCAGTCTTACAGGAAAAAACCGATTTGCTGTATCATATTTACCAAACCCAGACCCGGCAGCCTATAGACCTATTGGCAGCATGGCATACCAGTTCGGTGTCCTCGCAACTTTTAGACCAAATGCGACAAAGCTATCGCGCCGAAGGCAGTAAACTAACGCTGGCTCAAAGTGCCCAAAAAGTACATACCCAAGCCATTGACCTCTGCTGGAAAATCGCCGAACTTCAACACCTTTCACTGCAAGAAGATTTTAACCGCCTTCAACAGTTGAATCCCGAACATACATTGCCGGTTCCTGAAATGGCTTTTCAATACGCTTTCAGATGTTCCGAAAAAAGCAAAGCTGTGGTTTTGCTCGGCAACCTGATTGACAAAGAAGCGCGGTTTGCCGCCGGCATCCCCGCCTATCTTTTAGAACAGGAGTATCACCTTCGCGTAGAAACCACTTATTTAGAAAAGCAAATCGCAGAAGAAGAAAGCAAATTTAAGCACAATCAAAATGAGGAATTGCTGACCAACTGGAAAACCCGCTATTTCGAATGTAAACATCAGTATGATGCATTGGTCGAGCAATTTGAACATCAATATCCCGACTATTATGTGCTGAAATACCAAACCGATACTGCCGCTATATCTGATTTGCAACAAACCCTTTCCTCCGATACCTTCCTGCTCGAGTATTTTATCACGCAACAATATATCTATCTGTTTGCCATAAGCAGCAAGGGGTTTAAGGTGATGAAAATAAACAAACCTGCCGAGTTTGAAGAAGATGTAAAAGACTACCTCTATTTTGGGATTGGTACAAGCGGCGGACCTTCTCAGACTACCATTAAAGAGTTTCGCGAGTTTTCATACCTGCTCTATCAAACGCTGCTTCAGCCTTTGTTTGAAACTTTCCAAATCCCTAAAAACAGCCACTTAATCATAATTCCGGATGGCATTTTACATAGTCTGCCTTTCGAAACCCTGCTTACCCAAGCCGCAAACCCGGGTTCAGACTATCATCAACTCCCCTATTTATTGCTGGATTACGGCATTAGCTATCATTTTTCTGCCACACTTTGGCTGCATCAGGAGCGCAAAAAACAGCATCGAACCCCTGTTAAACAAGGAGGGTTTTTAGGGTTAGCTCCTGTATATAAAGCAGAAAACAAAACCAAACGCCATAGAACGGTCAGCGAAGTGCTTACCGGTTTGGAACAATCCCTGAAGACAACAGACAATGCCAACACCATTTCTAACCCTGATGCGGATGGCTTTTTGGGATGGAAAACCCTGCCATTTTCGGAAATAGAAATTCAAACCATCGAAAAATTGTTTACCGGACAAGGGTTAGCAGCAAAAACCTTATTACATCAGGCTGCCACCGCAACCAATTTTAAAACCTCTGCAAAGCATTACCAATACCTGCACATTGCGGCACATGGCGATTTTGACGAAGCACACCCCGAACTAACTGCCCTGATTTTAGCGCCGGATGAATCAGCACAATCTGACCCGATGTTTTATATGTCGGATGCCTATAACCTGCAACTCAATGCCGAATTAGTCGTTTTGAGCTGTTGCGACACCGGAGTTGGCAAAGATGTTACGGGCGAAGGAGTCATGGCCATGAACAGGGCGTTTCTGTATGCCGGAGCAAAAAACGTAGTGTTTACCCTGTTTAAAGTTGCAGACGAGGAAAGCAGCCTGCTCACTCAATACCTTTTTTCCAATATCCTGAAACAAACCCCTCCGCTTCATGCCCTCCGTCAGGCAAAACTCGAGATGATTCGTTCGGGCTTTCTGCCCATTTACTGGAGTGGTTATGTGTTAGTCGGAAACTGA
- the rlmN gene encoding 23S rRNA (adenine(2503)-C(2))-methyltransferase RlmN translates to MDAKTIMVKKKDIRELSLPELRVLISEMGEKPFRANQVYEWLWQKSASSFDEMTNLSKELRHKLSDNFVINAVVIDKEQRSIDGTVKLGFRLFDGHIIEGVLIPADGRMTACVSSQVGCSLACKFCATGFLPRLRNLSGAEIYDQVVHIARLAQQYYHQPLSNIVYMGMGEPLLNYKNVLNSIDRITQPDGLGMSPQRITVSTAGIAKMIKQLADGQTRFNLALSLHAANDEKRNQIMAINESNSLEVLSEALRYYYTQTKRPVTYEYIVFHLFNDSLEDARQLAEFCKIVPCKVNLIEYNTIEGVDFLKTTEDRLEIFQQYLEKKGITTTLRRSRGKDIDAACGQLANKD, encoded by the coding sequence ATGGATGCCAAAACAATTATGGTCAAGAAAAAGGATATTCGGGAATTATCACTGCCTGAGCTTAGGGTTTTGATTTCTGAAATGGGCGAAAAGCCTTTCAGGGCAAATCAGGTGTATGAATGGCTTTGGCAAAAGTCCGCTTCTTCTTTTGATGAAATGACCAATCTCTCTAAAGAACTTCGTCATAAATTGTCGGATAATTTTGTCATCAATGCAGTTGTCATTGATAAAGAGCAGCGCAGTATTGATGGAACGGTAAAGTTAGGATTCCGTTTGTTTGATGGTCATATCATAGAAGGCGTTCTCATCCCTGCCGACGGACGTATGACGGCTTGCGTGTCTTCACAAGTGGGGTGTAGTTTAGCGTGTAAGTTTTGTGCTACCGGTTTTTTACCTCGGTTGCGCAACTTAAGTGGTGCTGAAATTTACGATCAGGTCGTTCATATTGCCCGACTTGCTCAACAATATTACCATCAGCCCTTGAGCAATATTGTCTATATGGGGATGGGGGAACCGCTCCTCAATTACAAAAACGTCCTTAATAGTATTGACCGCATTACCCAACCGGACGGATTAGGTATGTCACCTCAGCGCATCACTGTTTCAACTGCCGGTATTGCAAAAATGATTAAACAACTTGCCGATGGTCAAACCCGTTTTAATCTCGCTTTGTCGCTCCATGCAGCAAACGACGAAAAACGCAATCAAATTATGGCCATTAACGAAAGTAATTCATTAGAAGTTTTGTCAGAGGCACTTCGTTATTACTATACACAAACCAAACGGCCTGTTACTTATGAATATATCGTTTTTCATTTGTTTAACGATTCCTTAGAAGATGCCCGGCAGTTAGCCGAGTTTTGCAAAATTGTGCCTTGCAAGGTGAACCTGATAGAATATAATACTATCGAAGGAGTTGATTTTTTGAAAACAACCGAAGACCGCTTAGAAATTTTTCAGCAATATTTGGAAAAAAAAGGAATTACTACCACCCTGCGAAGAAGCAGAGGGAAAGATATTGACGCTGCGTGCGGACAATTAGCGAATAAAGATTAG
- the sucC gene encoding ADP-forming succinate--CoA ligase subunit beta, with amino-acid sequence MNLHEYQAKELMHRFGVPIQRGMIAYTPEEAVAVTRQLQEETGTGWVVVKAQVHAGGRGKAGGVKLAKNLDEVREKAGAILGMLLVTKQTGEEGKLVRKVLIAEDVYYPGESKTKEYYLSILVDRDSGRNVIIYSTEGGMDIEEVAEQTPDLVHKEWVEAGLPLMPYQARRIAFNLGLTSGKAYKELLHFLPKLYTAFTQSDASLIEINPMLKTSDDRIIAVDGKVSIDDNALFRQPHLAEMRDLLEEDPTEVEAGKYNLNFVKLDGNVGCMVNGAGLAMATMDIIKLAGGAPANFLDVGGTANPETVEAGFRIILKDPNVKAILVNIFGGIVRCDRVANGIVQAYTNLGNVNIPIIVRLQGTNAELAKEIIDQSGLKVVSAILLKEAAEKVQAILAG; translated from the coding sequence ATGAATTTACACGAATATCAGGCAAAAGAATTGATGCACCGGTTTGGTGTACCCATTCAACGGGGGATGATCGCCTATACTCCGGAAGAAGCAGTTGCTGTTACCCGTCAGTTGCAGGAGGAAACCGGCACCGGTTGGGTGGTGGTAAAAGCACAGGTTCACGCCGGAGGACGTGGAAAAGCTGGCGGAGTTAAATTGGCCAAAAACTTAGACGAAGTGCGCGAAAAAGCAGGCGCAATTTTGGGCATGTTATTGGTAACCAAACAAACCGGCGAAGAGGGTAAACTGGTGCGTAAAGTGCTTATTGCGGAAGATGTTTATTATCCGGGCGAATCAAAAACCAAAGAATACTACCTGAGTATTTTGGTGGACAGAGATTCCGGGCGTAATGTCATCATCTATTCAACAGAAGGGGGGATGGATATTGAAGAAGTAGCAGAGCAAACACCAGACCTGGTCCACAAGGAATGGGTAGAAGCCGGACTGCCGCTCATGCCCTATCAGGCGCGAAGAATTGCCTTTAATCTGGGGTTGACTTCGGGCAAAGCCTACAAAGAATTATTACACTTTTTGCCAAAACTATATACCGCTTTTACCCAATCGGATGCCTCTCTTATAGAAATCAATCCGATGCTCAAAACTTCCGACGACCGCATCATTGCCGTTGACGGAAAAGTCAGTATTGACGACAACGCGCTGTTCCGGCAGCCCCATTTAGCCGAAATGCGCGATTTACTGGAAGAAGACCCCACCGAAGTAGAAGCTGGAAAATATAACCTGAACTTTGTAAAACTCGATGGCAATGTGGGCTGCATGGTAAACGGCGCAGGTTTGGCAATGGCAACTATGGACATCATCAAACTGGCAGGTGGCGCGCCAGCCAACTTCTTAGATGTAGGGGGAACAGCAAATCCTGAAACTGTGGAAGCAGGTTTTAGGATCATCCTCAAAGACCCGAACGTAAAAGCTATTTTAGTCAATATTTTCGGAGGCATCGTCCGGTGCGACCGTGTCGCCAACGGCATTGTTCAGGCATATACCAACCTTGGCAATGTAAACATCCCCATCATCGTAAGGCTGCAAGGCACCAACGCCGAACTCGCCAAAGAAATCATAGACCAATCGGGCTTAAAAGTAGTATCCGCCATCCTGCTCAAAGAAGCCGCCGAAAAAGTGCAGGCTATATTGGCGGGATAG
- the ruvB gene encoding Holliday junction branch migration DNA helicase RuvB — MNKRNPNLQANKDALSGKEQEVEKVLRPRILSDFKGQPHIIDNLKIFIEAAKLRGEALDHVLLHGPPGLGKTTLSHIVANELGVNVKVTSGPVLEKPADLAGLLTNLEERDVLFIDEIHRLSITVEEYLYAAMEDFTIDIMIDSGPSARSIQISLNPFTLVGATTRSGLLSSPMRSRFGITFRMDYYDIATLTNIINRSASILNTSITPEGACEIASRSRGTPRIANALLRRVRDFAQILGNGSIDLEITRHALNALSVDAAGLDEMDNRILSAIIEKFNGGPVGITTIAMAVGEEPGTLEEVYEPFLVQEGFLKRTARGREATEKAFRHLNKIPPSRIMPDLFSDSNQ; from the coding sequence ATGAACAAACGCAACCCTAATCTTCAGGCCAATAAAGATGCCTTGTCCGGAAAAGAACAAGAAGTAGAAAAAGTGCTTCGCCCAAGAATACTTTCCGACTTTAAGGGGCAGCCGCATATAATAGATAACCTTAAAATTTTTATTGAAGCCGCCAAGCTGCGTGGTGAAGCCTTAGACCATGTTTTGTTACACGGCCCACCGGGATTGGGTAAAACTACCCTATCGCATATTGTTGCCAACGAATTGGGAGTAAATGTAAAAGTAACATCAGGCCCGGTGTTGGAAAAGCCTGCAGATTTAGCAGGATTGCTCACCAACCTCGAAGAACGCGATGTATTGTTTATTGATGAGATTCACCGCCTTAGCATAACGGTTGAAGAATACCTGTATGCGGCAATGGAAGATTTTACCATAGACATTATGATTGACAGCGGCCCAAGTGCCCGAAGCATTCAAATTTCGCTCAATCCTTTTACTTTGGTAGGGGCAACTACCCGCTCGGGTTTGCTCTCTTCGCCCATGCGTTCGAGGTTTGGTATAACCTTCCGGATGGATTATTACGATATTGCCACACTAACCAACATTATAAACCGCTCGGCTTCAATTTTAAATACTTCTATCACTCCCGAAGGTGCTTGCGAAATAGCCTCCCGAAGCAGGGGAACTCCACGTATTGCCAATGCCCTGCTGCGAAGGGTACGTGATTTTGCTCAGATACTTGGTAATGGGTCTATAGATCTCGAAATAACCCGTCATGCCCTCAACGCCCTCAGTGTTGATGCGGCAGGTTTGGATGAAATGGACAACCGGATATTGTCGGCTATTATCGAAAAGTTTAACGGTGGGCCGGTTGGAATTACGACAATTGCAATGGCCGTGGGGGAAGAACCCGGTACTTTGGAAGAAGTATATGAACCGTTTTTGGTGCAGGAGGGATTTTTAAAACGCACAGCAAGAGGCAGAGAAGCAACCGAAAAAGCTTTTCGCCACCTGAACAAAATACCCCCTTCCCGAATAATGCCCGATTTGTTTTCGGACAGTAACCAATAA
- a CDS encoding protease complex subunit PrcB family protein, whose protein sequence is MQKLFSLFMLAILTTLFSCNQTGNNPPPTENRTKNSGPIETSTITAGNQCAIKSASQKLIKNKEEWETVWNEAFNGRIPLPEKPEIDFGKYWVIAAFAGEVSTGGHTLKIGPVEPQNDATNITVKHLKPGSNCITSAAIEYPYQFESVLQFKPENAVFNSATEEVPCN, encoded by the coding sequence ATGCAAAAGTTATTCTCCTTATTCATGCTGGCAATACTTACCACCTTGTTTTCCTGCAACCAAACCGGAAACAACCCTCCACCAACAGAAAACCGGACTAAAAATTCCGGACCCATAGAAACATCAACCATCACAGCCGGAAATCAATGTGCCATAAAATCTGCCTCACAAAAACTGATAAAAAATAAGGAAGAATGGGAAACTGTATGGAATGAAGCCTTTAACGGCAGGATACCGCTCCCCGAAAAACCCGAAATAGATTTTGGTAAATATTGGGTAATTGCTGCTTTTGCAGGGGAAGTTAGCACCGGAGGCCATACCCTTAAAATCGGCCCCGTAGAACCACAAAATGATGCAACTAATATCACGGTCAAACACCTGAAACCAGGTTCAAACTGTATCACCTCAGCCGCTATCGAATATCCTTACCAATTTGAAAGCGTGCTTCAATTTAAACCGGAAAATGCAGTATTCAATTCAGCTACCGAAGAAGTTCCCTGTAACTAA
- a CDS encoding SPOR domain-containing protein yields the protein MRKPATLPFLFMTAILMGMSVILNLFTVQAQTTDSTKETTTIYKIQLGAYKEIPTEKFDNLSGVFPTYLEDSGKGLKRIIVGDYPSREKAEKVLEKLIEMGHAGAFILTQKVDVPKTEVSKNVSNTPTTSSKKTEPVEKMEVMNVPTNALVTADSEPIFFVQLGAYKTLDLKSFGNIVDLGDLMVENDNGLIKVYISKFVGRLAAEKALSVTKQRGYTEAFIREDK from the coding sequence ATGAGAAAGCCAGCTACTTTACCCTTTTTATTCATGACTGCCATTTTAATGGGGATGTCTGTGATTTTAAACCTGTTTACGGTACAGGCACAAACTACCGATTCCACAAAAGAAACAACTACCATTTACAAAATTCAGTTAGGAGCATATAAGGAAATTCCAACCGAAAAATTTGACAATCTCTCCGGTGTTTTTCCCACTTATTTAGAAGATAGTGGCAAAGGTTTAAAGCGTATTATAGTGGGAGATTATCCCAGCAGGGAAAAGGCTGAAAAAGTACTCGAGAAGCTAATTGAGATGGGGCATGCCGGTGCTTTTATTCTAACTCAAAAAGTAGATGTTCCTAAAACTGAGGTTTCAAAAAATGTAAGTAATACTCCTACAACCTCATCCAAAAAAACGGAACCTGTCGAAAAAATGGAGGTTATGAATGTGCCAACAAATGCACTGGTTACTGCAGATTCGGAACCAATATTTTTTGTACAGTTAGGTGCATATAAAACACTCGATTTAAAGAGTTTTGGAAACATTGTAGATTTAGGTGATTTAATGGTAGAAAATGATAATGGACTGATTAAAGTTTATATCTCAAAGTTTGTTGGCAGACTTGCGGCAGAAAAAGCTCTTTCTGTGACAAAACAACGAGGATATACAGAAGCCTTTATCCGTGAAGACAAATAA
- a CDS encoding S8 family serine peptidase, whose protein sequence is MKKAFLTFMLLIFVVNSVFAQKGSEPKPIPGQFIVVLKEDVAKPVINQKRAATTDRESKELQSKTARTANLTKVREVASKSNLKQGVIVFEYADILSGFTAKLNDNEVKSLRANPNVEGVYQDYEVQIVSNYTSYDECEEEASFYAQTTTCAVTKAGGPVDGSSKATWIWILDTGIDLDHPDLNVQTSATYAKSFIAGQTVEDGHGHGTHVAGIAAAKNNSIGVVGVSSGARVVPVKVLSNSGSGSFSGIISGLNHVAMYDIPGDVVNMSIEAYGYANCQNSNPALRDAIFNLGNAGTYVVMAAGNESANANLNLPGCINGNRVYTVGSITCANACSGFSNWGNSVDWVAVGSSVYSTHKNGGYTTMNGTSMASPVVAGVIHARNAPPISAGNVNCGGANYPIARR, encoded by the coding sequence ATGAAAAAAGCATTTTTAACTTTCATGCTGTTGATTTTTGTAGTTAATTCTGTGTTCGCCCAAAAAGGATCCGAACCCAAACCCATTCCCGGACAATTTATCGTTGTTCTTAAAGAAGACGTTGCCAAACCGGTAATCAACCAAAAACGAGCTGCCACTACCGACAGAGAAAGCAAAGAACTTCAATCTAAAACTGCACGTACTGCCAACCTGACCAAAGTAAGAGAAGTTGCCTCAAAAAGCAATCTGAAACAAGGCGTTATTGTATTTGAGTATGCCGACATTTTGTCGGGTTTCACTGCAAAACTCAATGACAACGAAGTCAAATCTTTGCGCGCCAATCCCAATGTAGAAGGAGTTTATCAGGATTATGAAGTACAGATTGTTTCCAATTATACAAGCTATGACGAGTGTGAAGAAGAAGCCTCATTTTATGCACAAACCACCACTTGTGCCGTAACCAAAGCCGGTGGACCGGTTGACGGTTCTTCAAAAGCAACCTGGATTTGGATCTTGGATACCGGAATTGATTTAGACCATCCTGATTTGAACGTGCAAACCAGCGCTACTTATGCAAAATCTTTCATAGCCGGTCAAACCGTTGAAGACGGGCACGGACACGGTACGCATGTTGCAGGTATTGCCGCCGCCAAAAACAACAGTATCGGTGTTGTAGGCGTATCTTCAGGTGCAAGAGTAGTTCCTGTTAAAGTGTTGTCCAATTCAGGTTCAGGTTCATTCAGTGGCATCATTTCCGGGCTGAACCATGTGGCAATGTATGACATACCGGGCGATGTGGTCAATATGAGTATTGAGGCGTATGGATATGCAAATTGCCAAAACTCTAACCCTGCCTTGCGCGATGCCATTTTCAATCTTGGAAACGCCGGTACTTATGTGGTGATGGCTGCCGGTAATGAATCGGCTAATGCAAACCTCAACCTTCCCGGTTGTATCAATGGCAACAGAGTTTACACCGTAGGTTCTATTACCTGTGCCAATGCTTGTTCTGGGTTCTCCAACTGGGGTAATTCTGTGGACTGGGTAGCCGTTGGATCCAGTGTCTATTCAACTCACAAAAACGGCGGTTATACCACCATGAACGGTACTTCAATGGCCTCTCCGGTAGTTGCCGGTGTTATTCATGCAAGAAATGCTCCCCCAATCAGTGCAGGCAATGTAAACTGTGGCGGAGCTAACTATCCGATAGCGCGTCGCTAA